One window from the genome of Corallococcus exiguus encodes:
- the pstA gene encoding phosphate ABC transporter permease PstA, whose amino-acid sequence MKHATRKVVGLSLVSLTGLAAFVMVAMLALILLDVLRGGWSHLSWQFLSQAPSDGMMGGGIFPALFGTAALTLLMTLAVMPVGVLTAVYLHEYARPTSFLARAVRVAVANLAGVPSIVFGLFGLGFFILFVGKGLDHALGYEELHWAQPGILWASLTLAVLTLPVVIVSTEEALRAVPQEQRTASLALGATQSQTLARVVLPGALPGILTGAVLAVSRGAGEVAPILFTGAAYFLPDLPTSLNSQFMHLGYHTYVLATQSPDVEATRPLLYATVLVLLLLTFALNLVAVVIRTRTRRKAAAGH is encoded by the coding sequence GTGAAGCACGCCACACGCAAGGTCGTGGGCCTGTCGCTCGTGTCCCTCACGGGGCTGGCCGCGTTCGTCATGGTGGCGATGCTCGCCCTCATCCTCCTGGACGTCCTCCGGGGCGGCTGGAGCCACCTGTCCTGGCAGTTCCTCTCCCAGGCGCCGTCGGACGGGATGATGGGCGGCGGCATCTTCCCCGCCCTCTTCGGCACCGCGGCGCTCACGCTGCTGATGACCCTGGCGGTGATGCCGGTGGGCGTGCTCACCGCGGTGTACCTGCATGAGTACGCCCGGCCCACCAGCTTCCTGGCCCGCGCGGTGCGCGTGGCGGTGGCGAACCTGGCGGGCGTGCCCTCCATCGTGTTCGGCCTCTTCGGCCTGGGCTTCTTCATCCTCTTCGTGGGCAAGGGCCTGGACCACGCGCTGGGCTACGAGGAGCTGCACTGGGCCCAGCCGGGCATCCTCTGGGCGTCGCTCACGCTGGCGGTGCTCACCCTGCCCGTCGTCATCGTGTCCACGGAAGAGGCGCTGCGCGCCGTGCCTCAGGAGCAGCGCACCGCGAGCCTGGCGCTGGGAGCCACCCAGTCGCAGACGCTGGCGCGGGTGGTGCTGCCGGGCGCGCTGCCGGGCATCCTCACCGGCGCGGTGCTGGCCGTCTCCCGCGGCGCGGGGGAAGTGGCCCCCATCCTCTTCACCGGCGCGGCGTATTTCCTGCCGGACCTGCCCACGAGCCTGAACTCTCAGTTCATGCACCTGGGCTACCACACCTACGTGCTGGCCACGCAGTCGCCGGACGTGGAGGCCACCCGCCCGCTGCTGTACGCGACGGTGCTGGTGCTGCTGCTCCTCACCTTCGCCCTGAACCTGGTCGCGGTCGTCATCCGCACGCGCACGCGCCGCAAGGCCGCTGCCGGACACTGA
- the pstB gene encoding phosphate ABC transporter ATP-binding protein PstB, whose amino-acid sequence MEARELTLRYGSKVAIKQVSLPILEHKVTALIGPSGCGKSTFLRSLNRMNDLIPGANHDGSVFLDGRSIHDRSLDVVDLRRRVGMVFQKSNPFPKSIFENVAYGLRVGGLKDKAKLAARVEKSLRGAALWDEVKDRMEESALGLSGGQQQRLCIARALAVEPEVLLMDEPASALDPIATAKIEELIHELKATYTIAIVTHNMQQAARVSDRTAFFYMGELVECGPTEQIFTNPHEKRTEDYVTGKFG is encoded by the coding sequence ATGGAAGCCCGCGAGCTCACCCTGCGCTACGGCAGCAAGGTGGCCATCAAGCAGGTGAGCCTGCCCATCCTCGAGCACAAGGTGACGGCGCTCATCGGCCCGTCCGGCTGCGGCAAGTCCACCTTCCTGCGCTCGCTCAACCGGATGAACGACCTCATCCCGGGCGCGAACCACGACGGCAGCGTGTTCCTGGACGGCCGCAGCATCCACGACCGCTCGCTGGACGTGGTGGACCTGCGCCGGCGGGTGGGCATGGTGTTCCAGAAGTCCAACCCCTTCCCCAAGTCCATCTTCGAGAACGTCGCCTACGGCCTGCGCGTGGGCGGCCTCAAGGACAAGGCGAAGCTCGCCGCCCGGGTGGAGAAGTCCCTGCGCGGCGCGGCGCTGTGGGACGAGGTGAAGGACCGGATGGAGGAAAGCGCCCTGGGCCTGTCCGGCGGTCAGCAGCAGCGCCTGTGCATCGCGCGCGCGCTGGCGGTGGAGCCGGAGGTGCTGCTGATGGACGAGCCCGCGTCCGCGTTGGACCCCATCGCGACGGCGAAGATCGAAGAGCTCATCCACGAGCTCAAGGCCACGTACACCATCGCCATCGTGACCCACAACATGCAGCAGGCAGCGCGTGTGAGCGACCGGACGGCTTTCTTCTACATGGGGGAATTGGTGGAGTGCGGTCCCACGGAGCAGATCTTCACCAATCCCCACGAGAAGCGCACGGAGGACTACGTCACCGGGAAGTTCGGCTGA
- the phoU gene encoding phosphate signaling complex protein PhoU has translation MAATHTDKAFEQDLRNLREKLLAMGAKVEALISQSTRALTDRDSALAEQVVGADREVNRLEVDIDDLCRRILALRQPAASDLRLITTALKIVTDLERIGDLAVNIAERAMDLNQAPPLAPYVDTPKLAELAQQQVKKALDAFVSGDAAKAEDVLKGDDLLDALFLKIFNELLAYMMEDSRNIRRATALMFIAKHLERIGDHALNVAEMVIYMVRGKDVRHPRSRDLE, from the coding sequence ATGGCGGCCACGCACACCGACAAGGCATTCGAGCAGGACCTGCGCAACCTGCGCGAAAAGCTGCTCGCCATGGGGGCCAAGGTGGAGGCCCTCATCTCCCAGAGCACCCGCGCCCTCACCGACCGCGACTCGGCACTGGCGGAGCAGGTGGTAGGGGCGGACCGCGAGGTGAACCGGCTGGAGGTCGACATCGACGACCTGTGCCGCCGCATCCTCGCGCTGCGCCAGCCGGCCGCCTCCGACCTGCGCCTCATCACCACGGCGCTCAAGATCGTCACCGACCTGGAGCGCATTGGCGACCTGGCGGTGAACATCGCCGAGCGCGCCATGGACCTGAACCAGGCGCCGCCGCTGGCGCCGTACGTGGACACACCGAAGCTGGCGGAGCTGGCGCAGCAGCAGGTGAAGAAGGCGCTGGACGCGTTCGTGTCCGGGGACGCGGCCAAGGCGGAGGACGTCCTCAAGGGGGACGACCTGCTGGATGCCCTCTTCCTGAAAATCTTCAACGAGCTGCTGGCGTACATGATGGAGGACTCGCGCAACATCCGCCGGGCCACGGCGTTGATGTTCATCGCGAAGCACCTGGAGCGCATTGGCGACCACGCGCTCAACGTGGCGGAGATGGTCATCTACATGGTGCGTGGCAAGGACGTGCGCCACCCGCGCAGCCGCGACCTGGAGTAG
- a CDS encoding ceramide glucosyltransferase — MLIASSLLLAASAVGLVALLLQALFVRRHRRTVPASPTHRPGLSILKPLCGVDDDLVANLACFARLPYPHYEVLLGVKDARDPAYAVARAAQAKWPHVMRVVLQEGEPGLNPKVNQLVTLSSEARFDLWVVSDSNTRVGDGYLEEIAAGFEDPTVGCVTHPVAGLGEKTFGSLLDNLHLSSSAAAGMIAAKHVADRDIVVGKSMALRREDVEALGGFFSVKDVLAEDYVIGQWVTRKLGKRVVLAHAPVFNVSLRKSVDAFFQRYLRWSVIHRTAVSPSTYLAQALLNPVPLAVLGALIHPSALTGLAALAVALGKVWVDVAVFRSLRPQPVSLRAAPAVLVKDALLFAAWWHGAFRRTVDWRGTRLRVVSGTRLVPMRARGTPATEWIPSNGVG; from the coding sequence ATGCTCATCGCATCCAGCCTCCTCCTGGCCGCGTCCGCAGTGGGCCTCGTCGCCCTCCTCCTCCAGGCGCTGTTCGTGCGCCGCCACCGCCGCACCGTCCCCGCTAGCCCCACGCACCGCCCCGGCCTGTCCATCCTCAAGCCGCTGTGCGGCGTGGATGACGACCTGGTGGCGAACCTCGCCTGCTTCGCGCGGCTGCCCTACCCCCACTACGAGGTGCTGCTGGGCGTGAAGGACGCTCGCGACCCCGCCTACGCGGTGGCTCGGGCCGCGCAGGCGAAGTGGCCCCACGTCATGCGCGTGGTGCTCCAGGAGGGCGAGCCCGGCCTCAACCCCAAGGTGAACCAGCTGGTGACGCTGTCGTCCGAGGCCCGGTTCGACTTGTGGGTGGTGAGCGACAGCAACACCCGCGTGGGGGACGGCTACCTGGAGGAGATCGCCGCTGGATTCGAGGACCCCACGGTGGGCTGCGTGACGCACCCGGTGGCGGGACTGGGTGAGAAGACCTTCGGTTCGCTCCTGGACAACCTGCACCTGTCCTCCAGCGCGGCGGCGGGGATGATCGCCGCGAAGCACGTGGCGGACCGGGACATCGTGGTGGGCAAGTCCATGGCGCTGCGCCGCGAGGACGTGGAGGCGCTGGGCGGCTTCTTCTCCGTGAAGGACGTGCTGGCGGAGGACTACGTCATTGGCCAGTGGGTGACGCGCAAGCTGGGCAAGCGCGTGGTGCTGGCGCACGCCCCTGTCTTCAATGTGTCCCTGCGCAAGAGCGTGGACGCCTTCTTCCAGCGCTACCTGCGCTGGAGCGTCATCCACCGCACAGCGGTATCGCCCTCGACGTACCTGGCGCAGGCGCTCCTCAACCCGGTTCCGCTCGCGGTGCTGGGCGCGTTGATCCACCCGTCCGCGCTCACGGGCCTGGCGGCGCTGGCGGTGGCGCTGGGCAAGGTCTGGGTGGACGTGGCGGTGTTCCGCTCGCTGCGGCCCCAGCCCGTTTCCTTGCGCGCGGCTCCCGCGGTGCTGGTGAAGGACGCGCTGCTCTTCGCCGCGTGGTGGCACGGCGCGTTCAGGCGCACGGTGGACTGGCGCGGCACGCGGTTGCGCGTGGTGTCAGGCACGCGCCTGGTGCCGATGCGTGCTCGTGGCACTCCCGCGACGGAGTGGATCCCCAGCAACGGGGTGGGGTGA
- a CDS encoding metallophosphoesterase family protein — MPISFNMPSLKLAHLSDLHLDMSRESDASASSLVKALTAQEVDHVVVTGDLTHRGSHAEFQRFREHFSPWMETGRLTFIPGNHDRPGEDVGSVFMEGRKVHTVEKAGLFLVCVDSTGEHNRNYFHSHGELTEGVVDEVDRALEQAPKDTLVAVLLHHHVMPLPLESFPEWIATKFGLPHASELALGSRLLERVGGRADLVLHGHRHIPSEADLGTPGERSLRVYNSGSSTDLGRFRVFSHMAGQLVGEPAWCQASEPAKPRTAVHNVRPALQYLVGQLGMALF; from the coding sequence ATGCCTATCTCCTTCAACATGCCCTCCCTGAAGCTGGCGCATCTTTCGGATCTTCACCTGGACATGAGCCGCGAGAGCGATGCATCCGCGTCCTCATTGGTGAAGGCCCTGACAGCGCAGGAGGTGGATCACGTGGTGGTGACGGGAGACCTCACGCACCGCGGTTCCCACGCCGAGTTCCAGCGCTTCCGTGAACACTTCTCTCCCTGGATGGAGACTGGACGCCTCACCTTCATCCCCGGCAACCATGACCGGCCCGGCGAGGATGTGGGCAGCGTCTTCATGGAGGGTCGCAAGGTCCACACGGTGGAGAAGGCGGGCCTCTTCCTGGTCTGCGTGGACTCCACCGGTGAGCACAACCGCAACTATTTCCACAGCCACGGCGAACTGACGGAAGGCGTCGTGGACGAAGTGGACCGCGCGCTGGAGCAGGCGCCGAAGGACACGCTGGTCGCGGTGCTGCTGCACCACCACGTGATGCCGCTGCCGCTGGAGAGCTTCCCGGAGTGGATCGCCACGAAGTTCGGATTGCCCCACGCGTCGGAGCTCGCGTTGGGAAGCCGACTGCTGGAGCGCGTGGGCGGCCGGGCTGATTTGGTGCTGCACGGCCACCGCCACATCCCCAGCGAGGCGGACCTGGGCACCCCGGGCGAGCGCTCCTTGCGCGTCTACAACTCGGGCAGCAGCACGGACCTGGGCCGCTTCCGCGTCTTCAGCCACATGGCCGGCCAGCTGGTGGGCGAGCCCGCGTGGTGCCAGGCGTCGGAGCCCGCGAAGCCGCGCACGGCGGTCCACAACGTCAGGCCCGCCCTCCAGTACCTGGTGGGCCAGCTGGGCATGGCGCTGTTCTAG
- a CDS encoding response regulator, which translates to MGRLALDDGARKVLVVDDDADWREFLRVSLEDLGYETTEAADGQEALDSLRRGERFGVMLLDLNMPGMSGLEVVEKLPRASTNPRIVFLTSAAAQDVGSALMSGPHYYLPKGASRDQLSLLLQSLGV; encoded by the coding sequence TTGGGGCGACTCGCGCTGGATGATGGGGCTCGGAAGGTCCTGGTCGTGGATGACGATGCGGACTGGAGGGAGTTCCTCCGGGTGAGCCTGGAGGACCTCGGCTATGAGACCACCGAGGCAGCGGACGGACAGGAGGCGCTCGACTCGCTGCGGCGGGGCGAGCGCTTCGGCGTCATGCTGCTGGACCTGAACATGCCGGGGATGAGCGGCCTGGAGGTGGTGGAGAAGCTTCCACGCGCGTCCACCAACCCGCGCATCGTCTTCCTCACCTCCGCGGCGGCGCAGGATGTGGGCAGCGCACTCATGTCCGGTCCCCACTACTACCTGCCCAAGGGCGCGAGTCGCGACCAATTGTCGCTCCTCCTGCAATCGCTGGGGGTGTAG
- a CDS encoding hemolysin family protein: MLVLANGVFAGAELGLLSVRKTRLKELLEQGSKSAKAVAALRDDPERLLATVQIGITVIGSTAAAFGGASIAHRLSGVLAGLGVPEATASQVAFALVVALVSYLSLVLGELVPKSLALRYSEQYALTLGRPLKALAWVMRPLVWFLTASSNVVLKLFGDKTNFSESRLSPDELLQLVEEASKQGTLDPRAGEIASRAFALGDLTLGEVMVTREHIISLRRHASNEEIRQVLLEHGHSRMPVYEGTLDNVVGYIVAKDLLGVAWEGHLIVMEDVLRPPLFLVESMRAIAAMKELQRRRMQLAVVVDEHGGVVGLVTVEDLVEELVGDILSESETPEELVRREGPTVAVVQGEASLRVVNRTLELELEESEDYSTVAGLCIALAGGAIPEPGTKLPMPDGTVLEVMEASPRRVRQVRFHLPAQPAQPEA; encoded by the coding sequence TTGCTGGTCCTGGCCAACGGCGTCTTCGCGGGCGCCGAGCTGGGCCTGCTGTCCGTGCGCAAGACGCGGCTGAAGGAGCTGCTGGAGCAGGGCAGCAAGTCCGCGAAGGCCGTCGCGGCGCTGCGGGATGATCCGGAGCGGCTGCTGGCCACGGTGCAGATTGGCATCACGGTGATTGGCTCCACGGCGGCGGCCTTCGGCGGCGCGAGCATCGCGCACCGGCTGTCGGGGGTGCTGGCCGGGTTGGGTGTGCCGGAGGCCACGGCGAGCCAGGTCGCGTTCGCGCTGGTGGTCGCGCTGGTGTCGTACCTGTCGCTGGTGCTGGGAGAGCTGGTGCCCAAGTCCCTGGCGCTGCGCTACTCCGAGCAGTACGCGCTGACGCTGGGCCGGCCTCTCAAGGCGTTGGCGTGGGTGATGCGGCCCCTGGTGTGGTTCCTCACCGCGAGCTCCAACGTGGTGCTGAAGCTCTTCGGGGACAAGACGAACTTCTCCGAGTCGCGCCTGTCACCGGACGAGTTGCTGCAGCTGGTGGAGGAGGCGTCGAAGCAGGGCACGTTGGATCCGCGCGCGGGGGAGATTGCGTCGCGGGCCTTCGCGCTGGGGGATTTGACGCTGGGCGAGGTGATGGTGACGCGCGAGCACATCATCTCGTTGCGCCGGCACGCGAGCAACGAGGAGATCCGCCAGGTGCTGCTGGAGCACGGGCACTCGCGGATGCCGGTGTACGAGGGCACGCTGGACAACGTGGTGGGCTACATCGTGGCCAAGGACCTGCTGGGCGTGGCCTGGGAGGGACACCTCATCGTCATGGAGGACGTGCTGCGCCCGCCGCTGTTCCTGGTGGAGTCCATGCGCGCCATCGCTGCGATGAAGGAGCTGCAGCGGCGGCGGATGCAGCTGGCGGTGGTGGTGGACGAGCACGGCGGCGTGGTGGGGCTGGTGACGGTGGAGGACCTGGTGGAGGAGCTGGTGGGGGACATCCTCAGCGAGTCCGAGACGCCGGAGGAGCTGGTGCGGCGCGAGGGCCCCACCGTCGCGGTGGTGCAGGGCGAGGCGAGCCTGCGCGTGGTGAACCGCACGCTGGAGCTGGAGCTGGAGGAGAGCGAGGACTACTCCACCGTCGCGGGCCTGTGCATCGCGCTCGCGGGAGGCGCCATCCCGGAGCCGGGCACGAAGCTGCCCATGCCGGACGGCACGGTGCTGGAGGTGATGGAGGCGTCACCGCGCCGCGTGCGCCAGGTGCGCTTCCACCTGCCGGCACAGCCCGCGCAGCCGGAGGCGTGA
- a CDS encoding glycosyltransferase family 4 protein, translated as MQSSAPRIAFVIETTLGNAVFLDNLKRAMARRDDIVPVWLPIDEHADDVWEQLPLVRSRLSVRGGLRARSALNQACATEPVRAAVVHTQRMAHLSHDFMRRVPSVISTDATPSGLEEYLRYYGLRTQHAGWLGRAKNVLHRRTYAIAKGLLSFSEFTKRSLVEEYGVPDTSVHVVWPSVDTTLWRPAPEKKRRDGVVRLLFVGGDLGRKGGQLLLRWARDTRRKGWHLDMVTSTPFEAPPGVRVHVGLQPNSPELIGLAQAADLFVLPTMADMSSWAIAEAKAAGLAVVSTPAGGVGELVRDGVDGRIVPAGDYTALAHMLDALVQRPATLEAMGLEARRMAEAHMDLDTTCSRMLAFIRQVTGV; from the coding sequence ATGCAGTCCTCAGCTCCACGCATCGCATTCGTCATCGAGACGACGCTCGGCAACGCGGTGTTCCTGGACAACCTCAAGCGGGCGATGGCGCGCCGCGACGACATCGTGCCGGTGTGGCTGCCCATCGACGAGCACGCGGATGACGTCTGGGAGCAGCTGCCGCTGGTGCGCTCGCGGCTGTCGGTGCGCGGAGGGCTGCGCGCCCGGAGTGCGCTGAACCAGGCCTGCGCCACGGAACCGGTGCGGGCCGCGGTGGTGCACACGCAGCGGATGGCGCACCTGTCGCACGACTTCATGCGCCGCGTGCCGAGCGTCATCTCCACGGATGCGACGCCGAGCGGGCTGGAGGAATACCTGCGCTACTACGGCCTGCGCACGCAGCACGCGGGCTGGCTGGGCCGGGCGAAGAACGTGTTGCACCGGCGCACGTACGCCATCGCGAAGGGGCTGCTGTCCTTCTCCGAGTTCACCAAGCGCTCCCTGGTGGAGGAGTACGGCGTGCCCGACACGAGCGTGCATGTCGTCTGGCCCAGCGTGGACACGACGCTGTGGCGGCCCGCGCCGGAGAAGAAGCGCCGGGACGGAGTCGTGCGGCTGCTCTTCGTGGGAGGCGACCTGGGGCGCAAGGGCGGCCAGCTGCTCTTGCGCTGGGCGCGCGATACGCGGCGGAAGGGCTGGCACCTGGACATGGTGACGTCCACGCCCTTCGAGGCGCCGCCGGGGGTGCGCGTGCACGTGGGCCTACAGCCGAACTCGCCGGAGCTGATTGGCCTGGCGCAGGCGGCGGACCTCTTCGTGCTGCCGACGATGGCGGACATGTCGTCGTGGGCCATCGCGGAGGCGAAGGCCGCGGGCCTGGCGGTGGTGTCGACGCCCGCGGGCGGCGTGGGTGAGCTGGTGCGGGACGGCGTGGACGGGCGCATCGTGCCAGCGGGGGACTACACGGCGCTGGCGCACATGTTGGACGCGCTGGTGCAGCGCCCGGCTACACTGGAGGCCATGGGACTGGAGGCCCGCCGCATGGCCGAGGCGCACATGGACCTGGACACGACGTGTTCGCGGATGCTCGCGTTCATCCGTCAGGTGACGGGCGTCTGA
- a CDS encoding DUF3626 domain-containing protein has translation MDRQLRVTLHFHPDVLFEGSGILTAMRRDGRYRSQFETRTSNGGLTAFPDGARWRWESRLFNGFYDARHGSERPKYGSLNFRGEAHGGSPRFGSSYFRLTEAALDRSSFCFPDSVFEPTSFGTSERMALIGLAEATPFEDPLDWYVEAHVHGDLRIPEDIEALVLDPSYEGTPIEDEARALGVRVEWHPGYAVTLNELRPHASYRGDDILRLAEQLADDERLTPFILGRARADASVEPQQLKKVWHCLARFGRSWGIR, from the coding sequence ATGGATCGCCAGCTCCGGGTCACCCTGCACTTCCATCCGGATGTCCTCTTCGAGGGAAGCGGCATCCTGACCGCGATGCGGCGTGACGGCCGGTACCGCTCCCAGTTCGAGACGCGCACGAGCAACGGCGGACTCACGGCGTTTCCCGACGGAGCCCGCTGGCGGTGGGAGAGCCGTCTCTTCAATGGCTTCTATGATGCGCGCCACGGCAGCGAGCGCCCCAAGTACGGCTCGCTGAACTTCCGCGGAGAGGCCCATGGGGGCTCACCCCGCTTCGGCTCCAGCTACTTCCGGCTGACGGAGGCAGCGCTGGACCGCTCCAGCTTCTGCTTCCCGGACAGCGTCTTCGAGCCCACGTCCTTCGGGACCTCCGAGCGGATGGCGCTGATTGGCCTGGCGGAGGCCACGCCCTTCGAGGATCCGCTGGACTGGTACGTCGAGGCCCACGTCCATGGCGACCTCCGGATTCCAGAGGACATCGAGGCCCTGGTGCTCGACCCCAGCTACGAGGGAACCCCCATCGAGGACGAAGCGCGCGCGTTGGGCGTCCGCGTGGAATGGCATCCGGGCTACGCCGTCACGCTGAACGAGCTGCGGCCTCACGCGAGCTACCGGGGTGACGACATCCTCCGGCTCGCGGAGCAGCTCGCGGACGATGAACGCCTCACGCCGTTCATCCTGGGCCGGGCACGTGCGGACGCGTCGGTGGAGCCGCAGCAACTCAAGAAGGTCTGGCACTGCCTGGCCCGCTTCGGCCGGAGCTGGGGCATTCGATAA
- a CDS encoding lipase/acyltransferase domain-containing protein, translated as MRLLPVAVSLFLSACTASRVAVPPPAGEEVTVFVPGYRGSFLATADGEHERAWVSVGDVLTRGERSLALPFPGQRATPGFGPLEADGPVTRFTVLPWVARYDVYKRFLEFGRERLPGFVVFDYDWRQDNRVTANRLCALLDSLAEARGGRVKVNLVAHSMGGLITLHCLRYGTGDDTGEPTWAGARHVKRVVFLGTPFRGAPGMFDDFTLGTPVGRNRSLLSPEALFTFASAFQLLPMESDFFVDASGQPVTFDAYRPGAWVDGGWGVFQDAAVRELPAYRQWLERMLEARSQLARSLSEHDEPPPPFRTLAVVGVGHPLIKSFRLIDGKPTFEDPVLADGDGSVLTARAMPPGPLHVDRLETQADHVGMMGDEEVQEAVARFVTGD; from the coding sequence ATGCGCCTCCTCCCGGTCGCGGTCTCGCTGTTCCTGAGCGCCTGCACGGCCTCCCGCGTCGCGGTGCCTCCGCCCGCGGGCGAGGAGGTGACGGTCTTCGTCCCTGGGTACCGCGGGTCGTTCCTCGCGACGGCGGACGGCGAGCATGAGCGGGCCTGGGTGTCCGTGGGCGACGTGCTGACGCGCGGTGAGCGGTCGCTGGCGCTGCCGTTTCCTGGCCAGCGGGCGACGCCGGGCTTCGGGCCGCTCGAGGCGGACGGGCCGGTGACGCGCTTCACGGTGCTGCCGTGGGTGGCTCGCTACGACGTCTACAAGCGCTTCCTGGAGTTCGGGCGCGAGCGGCTGCCGGGCTTCGTCGTCTTCGACTACGACTGGCGGCAGGACAATCGCGTGACGGCGAACCGGCTGTGCGCGCTGCTGGATTCGCTCGCGGAGGCGCGGGGTGGCCGGGTGAAGGTGAACCTGGTGGCGCACAGCATGGGCGGGCTGATCACGTTGCACTGCCTGCGCTACGGCACCGGTGACGACACGGGCGAGCCCACGTGGGCGGGCGCGCGGCACGTGAAGCGCGTGGTGTTCCTGGGCACGCCGTTCCGGGGCGCGCCGGGCATGTTCGACGACTTCACCCTGGGCACGCCGGTGGGACGCAACCGGTCGCTGCTGTCACCGGAGGCGCTCTTCACCTTCGCGTCCGCGTTCCAGCTCCTGCCCATGGAGAGCGACTTCTTCGTGGACGCGAGCGGCCAGCCGGTGACGTTCGATGCCTACCGTCCGGGCGCGTGGGTCGACGGCGGGTGGGGCGTGTTCCAGGACGCGGCGGTGCGGGAGCTGCCCGCGTATCGCCAGTGGCTGGAGCGCATGCTGGAGGCGCGCTCGCAGCTGGCGCGCTCACTCTCCGAGCACGATGAACCGCCGCCGCCCTTCCGCACGCTGGCGGTGGTGGGCGTGGGGCATCCGTTGATCAAGTCGTTCCGGCTCATCGACGGGAAGCCCACGTTCGAGGACCCGGTGCTCGCGGACGGAGACGGTTCGGTCCTGACGGCGCGGGCCATGCCGCCCGGGCCGCTCCACGTGGACCGGCTGGAGACGCAGGCGGACCACGTGGGGATGATGGGTGACGAGGAGGTCCAGGAAGCCGTCGCGCGCTTCGTCACCGGCGACTGA